One genomic window of Equus caballus isolate H_3958 breed thoroughbred chromosome 6, TB-T2T, whole genome shotgun sequence includes the following:
- the OR6C4E gene encoding olfactory receptor family 6 subfamily C member 4E, whose amino-acid sequence MKNWTTFAEFILQGLTDQPELQAVIFIFLFLAYLLSVLGNLTIIILTLVDPHLKTPMYFFLRNFSFLEISFTSIFIPRFLMSLTTGNKAISFAGCMTQYFFAIFLGGTEFYLLASMSYDRYVAICKPLHYLTMMSSRVCIQLVFCSWLGGVLAILPPFILMSQIDFCASNVLNQYYCDYRPLLELACSDTSLLELIVIFLAVLTLVVTLVLVTLSYIYIVRTILRIPSAQQRTKAFATCSSHLIVITFSYGSCIFLYINPSPKKGGNFDKEISLLMTSVSPLLNPFIYTLRNQQVKQAFKSTVKKIVKI is encoded by the coding sequence ATGAAAAACTGGACCACATTTGCTGAGTTTATCTTGCAGGGCCTCACAGATCAACCTGAACTCCAGGCGGTGATATTCATCTTTCTGTTCCTTGCCTACCTGCTAAGTGTCCTAGGAAATCTGACCATCATCATTCTCACTCTGGTAGACCCCCACCTCAAGacccccatgtatttcttccttcgGAATTTCTCCTTCTTAGAAATTTCCTTCACGTCCATTTTTATTCCCAGATTTCTGATGAGCTTGACAACAGGAAATAAAGCCATCAGCTTTGCTGGATGCATGACCCAGTATTTTTTTGCTATATTTCTTGGGGGAACAGAATTTTACCTCTTGGCTTCTATGTCCTATGACCGCTacgtggccatctgcaaaccccTGCATTACCTGACCATGATGAGCAGCAGAGTCTGCATACAACTTGTGTTCTGCTCCTGGTTAGGGGGAGTCCTGGCCATCTTACCCCCATTCATCCTGATGAGCCAGATAGATTTCTGTGCCTCCAATGTGTTGAATCAATATTACTGTGACTATAGACCCCTCTTAGAACTTGCCTGCTCAGACACAAGCCTCTTAGAATTAATAGTCATCTTCTTAGCTGTTTTGACGCTGGTGGTTACTCTGGTGCTGGTGACACTTTCTTATATATACATCGTCAGGACCATTCTGAGGATCCCTTCTGCCCAGCAAAGGACAAAGGCATTTGCCACTTGTTCCTCCCACCTGATTGTCATCACCTTCTCTTATGGAAGCTGCATCTTTTTATACATTAACCCATCACCAAAGAAAGGAGGTAACTTCGACAAGGAAATATCTCTGCTCATGACTTCAGTTAGCCCCTTGTTGAACCCCTTTATTTACACCCTAAGGAATCAGCAGGTGAAGCAAGCTTTTAAGAGCACagtaaaaaaaattgtgaagatttga